From one Paeniglutamicibacter psychrophenolicus genomic stretch:
- a CDS encoding M20 metallopeptidase family protein produces MSTATTAILQDARELEPEIMNLRHALHREPETGLQLPRTQERVLQWLEPIGYEITLGTDLTSVTAVLRGGASNAPAGERPAVLLRGDMDGLPLTEKSGVEFSSRTGDTMHACGHDLHTAMLAGAATLLAERRESLPGDVVLMFQPGEEGWDGASHMVREGVLEASGKKVDAAFGLHVMSAMGSTGVFTAKPGAMMSASDGLFVTVRGAGGHGSAPFAAKDPVTAAAEMVTALQIMVTRQFDIFDPVVISVGVLRAGTVRNIIPETAYFEATIRSFSHAAHEKLQASVPALLQGIALAHGLEVEVQYRTEYPTTINAEAETHFAADAVRELFGTDSFTTMASPLAGSEDFSRVLNEVPGAFVFLSALTPGVDVGAAEYNHSPYARFDDSVLGRGTALYTQLATAKLASLATR; encoded by the coding sequence ATGAGCACCGCCACCACCGCAATCCTGCAGGACGCACGCGAACTCGAACCCGAGATCATGAACCTGCGCCATGCGCTGCACCGCGAGCCCGAAACCGGGCTGCAACTGCCGCGCACCCAGGAACGCGTGCTGCAATGGCTCGAGCCCATCGGGTACGAGATTACCCTCGGCACCGACCTCACCTCGGTGACAGCGGTGCTGCGCGGCGGGGCATCGAACGCCCCTGCCGGCGAGCGCCCGGCGGTGCTGCTGCGCGGGGACATGGACGGGCTGCCGCTGACCGAGAAATCGGGTGTCGAGTTTTCCTCGCGAACCGGGGACACCATGCATGCCTGCGGCCACGACCTGCACACCGCGATGCTGGCAGGTGCCGCCACGCTGCTGGCCGAGCGCCGCGAGTCCCTGCCCGGCGACGTGGTCCTGATGTTCCAGCCCGGCGAGGAAGGCTGGGACGGGGCGAGCCACATGGTGCGCGAGGGCGTGCTGGAGGCCAGCGGCAAGAAGGTCGACGCGGCCTTCGGCCTGCACGTCATGAGCGCGATGGGTTCCACCGGGGTTTTCACCGCGAAGCCCGGAGCCATGATGAGCGCATCCGACGGGTTGTTCGTGACGGTGCGCGGTGCGGGCGGGCACGGCTCGGCACCCTTTGCCGCCAAGGACCCGGTCACCGCTGCCGCGGAAATGGTCACGGCACTGCAGATCATGGTCACCCGCCAGTTCGACATCTTTGATCCCGTGGTCATCTCCGTGGGCGTGCTGCGGGCCGGGACGGTGCGCAACATCATCCCCGAAACCGCCTACTTCGAGGCGACCATCCGCTCCTTCAGCCATGCCGCGCACGAGAAGCTGCAGGCTTCGGTCCCCGCGTTGCTGCAGGGGATCGCACTGGCCCACGGGTTGGAGGTCGAGGTGCAGTACCGCACCGAGTACCCCACCACCATCAACGCCGAGGCCGAGACCCATTTCGCCGCCGATGCGGTGCGCGAGCTTTTCGGCACCGATTCCTTCACCACCATGGCCAGCCCGCTGGCCGGATCCGAGGATTTCTCCCGGGTGCTCAACGAGGTTCCCGGTGCCTTTGTTTTCCTGTCCGCGCTGACCCCCGGCGTGGACGTGGGTGCGGCGGAGTACAACCACTCCCCGTACGCACGTTTCGATGATTCGGTGTTGGGTCGCGGTACCGCGCTCTACACGCAGCTGGCCACCGCCAAGCTCGCTTCCCTGGCAACACGCTAA
- a CDS encoding Lrp/AsnC family transcriptional regulator, with amino-acid sequence MELPVEDLQLVHALQIAPRASWSELGAILGRHPATLSARWTRLREDRMAWILGHLGGYPDQHCTAFIEVVADPAHIEEARVDLCAISEVLTVDDATSSADFRLTCLAADWLTMARQVLPSIKAARGVQRTKVSLCTKLYSTGNAWRLDVLSPAQQSQIQRLAHPPVAQPTLIPDSFWPMLRVLMRDGRATAAEISQATGQHPSTTGRALKTALETGMVTLRCELASHYTGYPLTVQWFAKVPAGSADAVATFLREHRTLRLCASTTGAANMTFMMQMRTPADIADLEARLAARVPGVDILEASVGVHSFKRMGWMLDPDGRPTGVVVT; translated from the coding sequence ATGGAACTGCCGGTCGAGGACCTTCAGCTGGTCCACGCGCTGCAAATCGCGCCGCGCGCCAGCTGGTCCGAACTCGGGGCAATCCTCGGAAGGCATCCCGCGACACTCTCAGCCCGCTGGACCCGTTTGCGCGAGGATCGCATGGCCTGGATCCTGGGGCACCTGGGCGGCTATCCCGACCAGCATTGCACCGCATTCATCGAGGTGGTGGCCGATCCGGCGCACATCGAGGAGGCGCGCGTGGATTTGTGCGCGATCTCCGAGGTGTTGACGGTCGATGACGCGACCAGCAGTGCCGACTTCCGGCTGACCTGCCTGGCCGCGGATTGGTTGACCATGGCCCGCCAGGTGTTGCCAAGCATCAAGGCCGCCCGCGGCGTCCAGCGCACCAAGGTCTCGCTGTGCACCAAGCTCTATTCCACGGGCAACGCGTGGCGCCTGGATGTGCTCTCCCCCGCACAGCAGTCCCAGATCCAGCGGCTGGCCCACCCGCCGGTTGCGCAACCAACCCTGATCCCCGACTCGTTCTGGCCCATGTTGCGGGTGTTGATGCGCGATGGGCGTGCCACCGCAGCGGAGATTTCCCAGGCCACCGGACAGCATCCGTCCACCACGGGCAGGGCCCTGAAGACCGCGTTGGAGACCGGGATGGTGACCCTGCGCTGCGAACTGGCTAGCCACTACACGGGCTACCCGCTGACGGTGCAGTGGTTCGCGAAGGTTCCGGCCGGCTCGGCGGATGCCGTGGCCACCTTTCTGCGGGAGCACCGCACGCTGCGGCTGTGTGCCTCCACCACCGGGGCGGCGAACATGACCTTCATGATGCAGATGCGCACCCCTGCGGACATCGCCGACCTCGAGGCCCGGCTGGCGGCACGGGTCCCGGGAGTCGACATCCTGGAGGCGAGCGTGGGCGTGCATTCCTTCAAGCGCATGGGCTGGATGCTGGATCCGGACGGCAGGCCGACCGGGGTGGTCGTGACCTGA
- a CDS encoding MDR family MFS transporter, with amino-acid sequence MTETSTKLNPKDLATITVLIVSAFVVILNETIMNVALPVLMHEFKVSEEAIQWLSTIFMLTMAVVIPATGFLLQRFSTRGVFMLAMGLFSLGTLLAAAAPGFSLLLAARVIQASGTAIMMPLLMTTVLDLVPPARRGVIMGNVSIVISVAPAIGPTISGLILHSLSWRFMFLIVAPIALAALLIGAPRLNKVAEASKMPLSIPSVILSIPGFGGLVFGLSRLSANGLDAETLVILVVAVMALVVFTMLQLRLQKKDHALLDLRTFTYRPFTLSLSLMVLAMVALFGVIILLPMYLQNVRGLDTLATGLMLLPGGLLMGLLAPFVGRIFDKVGPRPLMIPGAVILTLVLFGYSRLLGAETAIGVIIGLHLTMSLALALIFTPAFTTALNPLPHSLHSHGSAVLSTLQQLGGAAGTALLVGVLASRIGAGAAAGIDPIQAQINGFSAGFTVASICAAGMVVIAFFLSKAEEPAEAEVHAH; translated from the coding sequence GTGACCGAGACCAGCACCAAACTCAACCCCAAGGATTTGGCCACCATCACGGTGCTGATCGTTTCCGCGTTCGTGGTGATCCTGAACGAAACCATCATGAACGTTGCACTGCCGGTGCTCATGCACGAGTTCAAGGTCAGCGAGGAAGCCATCCAGTGGCTTTCGACGATCTTCATGCTCACCATGGCCGTGGTCATCCCGGCCACCGGCTTCCTGCTCCAGCGTTTCAGCACCCGCGGGGTGTTCATGCTGGCCATGGGTCTGTTCTCCCTGGGCACGCTCCTTGCCGCAGCGGCACCGGGCTTCTCCCTGCTTCTCGCTGCCCGCGTGATCCAGGCCTCCGGCACCGCGATCATGATGCCGTTGCTGATGACCACTGTCCTTGACCTGGTGCCGCCGGCACGACGCGGGGTCATCATGGGCAACGTGTCGATCGTGATTTCCGTGGCCCCGGCCATCGGCCCGACGATCTCGGGACTGATCCTGCACTCGCTGTCGTGGCGCTTCATGTTCCTGATCGTCGCCCCCATCGCGCTGGCCGCCCTGCTCATCGGCGCACCGCGGTTGAACAAGGTCGCCGAGGCGTCAAAGATGCCGCTGTCGATCCCGTCGGTGATCCTTTCGATCCCCGGCTTCGGCGGGCTGGTCTTCGGGCTCAGCAGGCTCTCGGCCAACGGGCTGGATGCCGAGACACTGGTCATTCTCGTGGTTGCGGTGATGGCATTGGTGGTCTTCACGATGCTGCAGCTGCGCCTGCAAAAGAAGGACCACGCGCTGCTTGACCTGCGCACCTTCACCTACAGGCCATTCACGCTGTCGCTGTCGCTGATGGTGCTCGCGATGGTGGCGCTGTTCGGGGTCATCATCCTGCTGCCGATGTACCTGCAGAACGTGCGTGGGCTCGACACCCTGGCCACCGGGTTGATGCTGCTGCCCGGTGGGCTGCTCATGGGCCTGCTGGCACCGTTCGTGGGCCGGATCTTCGACAAGGTGGGCCCGCGCCCGCTGATGATCCCCGGTGCCGTGATCCTGACCCTGGTGCTGTTCGGCTACTCGCGCCTGCTGGGTGCCGAGACCGCCATCGGCGTGATCATCGGGTTGCACCTGACCATGTCGCTGGCGCTGGCGCTGATCTTCACCCCGGCCTTCACCACCGCGCTGAACCCGCTGCCGCATTCGCTGCACTCCCACGGCTCGGCCGTGCTCTCCACCTTGCAGCAGCTCGGTGGCGCGGCAGGCACCGCCCTGTTGGTTGGTGTTCTGGCCTCGCGCATCGGTGCCGGGGCTGCGGCCGGGATCGATCCGATCCAGGCCCAGATCAACGGGTTCTCCGCCGGATTCACGGTGGCCTCGATCTGCGCCGCGGGCATGGTCGTCATTGCCTTCTTCCTGTCCAAGGCCGAAGAGCCTGCCGAGGCCGAGGTGCACGCGCACTAG
- a CDS encoding NUDIX hydrolase family protein, translating into MNVRTPDPYPGWLSDEDLYEARARLPMLYIEAIPVRLDPLGYVTEIGLLLTADPEGRMLRTFVSGRVMYRETIRAALTRHIEKDLGPMAMPQLPPCPAPFTVAEYFPSPSETGLTDERQHAVALAYIVPVRGECSPRQDALELTWLTPEEALSPNIQEEFAGGRENLVRQALAHVGHVG; encoded by the coding sequence ATGAACGTTCGCACTCCGGATCCTTATCCCGGCTGGTTGTCCGATGAAGACCTCTACGAGGCCCGCGCCCGGTTGCCCATGCTTTACATCGAAGCCATCCCGGTGCGCCTGGATCCGCTCGGCTATGTCACGGAGATCGGCCTGCTGCTCACCGCCGATCCCGAGGGCAGGATGCTGCGCACCTTCGTCTCGGGCCGGGTGATGTACCGCGAGACCATCCGCGCGGCGCTGACCCGCCACATCGAGAAAGACCTGGGTCCGATGGCGATGCCGCAGCTGCCGCCCTGCCCCGCGCCTTTCACCGTGGCCGAGTACTTCCCCTCACCCTCGGAGACCGGGTTGACCGATGAGCGGCAGCACGCCGTGGCGCTGGCCTACATCGTGCCGGTGCGCGGGGAATGCTCACCGCGCCAGGACGCACTGGAGCTGACCTGGTTGACGCCCGAGGAAGCGCTGAGCCCGAACATCCAGGAGGAGTTCGCCGGGGGCCGGGAGAACCTGGTCCGCCAGGCCCTCGCCCACGTGGGGCACGTCGGCTAA